The genomic window GCACGAGCCGGCGGAAGAAGTCGGCTGGAAAGAACTGATCGTTCTTGCACAACAGGAATTTCGTTGGCACTTCGGGCCATTTATTGAGCGGCCACGGCGAACCGTAGGCAGTCGATGAATCTCCGCGTTCCTTACTCGACGCCTCCTCTGCCAGGGCACGCGGCACACCGTTGTAATAGCTGACGAACGGGTCGGCGTTGCCGGTTCTACCGCCGTCCAACTCGGCCTGCTTCCGAACGGCCTCGCCATAACCGGTGTTGGTCCACCAGTCCGCCGGGGACTCCCCCGGCGACGGAATCATCCCGGCCACCAAGACAAGTACGCCGACCGGCAACCGATCGGCCACCAGCGGCGCGGTGAAGCCACCGAACGAATGGCCGACGACCACCAGATCCTGCCGATCGCCCACCGCCCTGACCACTGTGTCCGCATAGTCGTTCAAGTCCGCGGAGTCGTCGTCGCACGGAAGATCCGGAGCTACGGTCTCATGGCCGCGTGCACGCAATTCGGCCTCCACCAGATGCCAGTACCAACCGACATCCCCAGCGCCGTGGATCAAGACGAATGTGGTCACTCCATGCCCTCCGCTGAGTTGTGCAGGACGAAAACGACTGCGCGAACTCGGCGAGGTGACGTTCACCCGGATCGAAGTCGCGCCTTTCGACCCGACGAACTCGGACGTGCGATCGGCAGTCGACGTGCGGCCGAACAACATTGGCCCGCGATAGCGGC from Nocardia bhagyanarayanae includes these protein-coding regions:
- a CDS encoding alpha/beta hydrolase, encoding MTTFVLIHGAGDVGWYWHLVEAELRARGHETVAPDLPCDDDSADLNDYADTVVRAVGDRQDLVVVGHSFGGFTAPLVADRLPVGVLVLVAGMIPSPGESPADWWTNTGYGEAVRKQAELDGGRTGNADPFVSYYNGVPRALAEEASSKERGDSSTAYGSPWPLNKWPEVPTKFLLCKNDQFFPADFFRRLVPERLGIVPDEIPGGHCVALSHPHELTASRRTPPSTD